The window ttattagttagtcttgttggactttctaccttgttgggccttagcccaccctacactagttagtggactatttaattagcccaattattattagctagtgacccattaatatgtaagacaaatgtccatttattagaggaaacatactagcatttatgtcaagtattatccttaatgttgcatgagatcctaacataagcaccaactttagacaaccattaaccaaaaagaaaacttttatccccccttgtcccccctaattCCAACGGCCACAACACCCCTCCCctcccctcaccacctataaatactagccttatttcatccattttacacttgctttcatttgtaattcacacacactcactctctaattctctctagttctttctctctctaaaagtgtaagtattttgaatttctcttcttcttctccttctcatcatcacgaattcatcatcatcatcatcatgggtctagctttttagcttttgatcttgattacatcttgtagattcaaacatggatttgaatctttcaagaacgtggaagattcaagctttctagctttgaatattcacccactttgtagatctatattttttttaaaactttaatcttgctattttgttataaagattcaaacttgtgtttgtaatcttcatgtaacttaaagatccaagctttatgctttaagatcttcaagaaaaatcaagatgcaagctttctagcttggatcttcatatcttttgttggatctaagtttcctaacttatgatttcattatttttttataaagatcaaaacttgtgtttatggtcttcatataacttaaagatctaagctttatgcttcaagttcttcaagaacactaaaggttcaagctttctagctttgtgaccttataacttgtgtgaaagggatccaagctctctagcttagggttccatcactttatttgacttagattatgttcatacttgcttgattgaagtaaagtttgtagctttagttgtaaatgtaacttgtaattgtgttaagactaaggatatgatgtaactttggttcatcatccatctaagactcttaaatgagttgtgttcttacttggtcttaacatattgtgtgttgatggtagaatcttggtcaaggtgatgctaacccatcaacgagttgtacacttgaagctacaagcatcaaggatgagaaccgtgatgagcatcaagcactaagaaccgcaccggagcaccttgcttactgttttcgagatctgatcagaccacctgtgaaatgtcccgttcttattgattaaaaacgttccatattaattgatttcgttgcgaggttttgacctctatatgagacgtttctcaaagactgcattcattttaaaacaaaccatagcctttatttcatcaataaaggtttaaaaactttacgtagattatcaaataatgataatctaaattatcctgtttacacacgaccattacataatggtttacaatacaaatatgttacaacaaaataagtttcttgaatgcagttttttacacaatatcatacaagcatggactccaaatctcgtccttatttaagtatgtgacagtggaagctcttaataatcacctgagaataaacatgcttaaaacgtcaacaaaaatgttggtgagttataggtttaacctatatatatcaaatcataataatagaccacaagatttcatatttcaatacacatcccatacatagagataaaaatcattcatatggtgaacacctggtaaccgacattaacaagatgcatatatcagaatatccccatcattccgggacacccttcggatatgatataaattttgaagtactaaagcatccggtactttggatggggtttgttaggcccaatagatctatctttaggattcgcgtcaattagggtgtctgttccctaattcttagattaccagacttaataaaaaggggcatattcgatttcgataattcaaccatagaatgtagtttcacgtacttgtgtctattttgtaaatcatttataaaacctgcatgtattctcatcccaaaaatattagattttaaaagtgggactataactcactttcacagatttttacttcgtcgggaagtaagacttggccactggttgattcacgaacctataacaatatatacatatatatcaaagtatgttcaaaatatatttacaacacttttaatatattttgatgttttaagtttattaagtcagctgtcctcgttagtaacctacaactagttgtccacagttagatgtacagaaataaattgataaatattatcttgaatcaatccatgacccagtgtatacgtatctcagtattgatcacaactcaaactatatatattttggaatcaacctcaaccctgtatagctaactccaacattcacatatagagtgtctatggttgttccgaaatatatatagatgtgtcgacatgataggtcgaaacattgtatacgtgtctatggtatctcaagattacatatatataatacaagttgattaagttatggttggaatagatttgttaccaattttcacgtagctaaaatgagaaaaattatccaatcttgttttacccataacttattcattttaaatccgttttgagtgaatcaaattgctatggtttcatattgaactctattttatgaatctaaacataaaaagtataggtttatagtcagaaaaataagttacaagtcgtttttgtaaaggtagtcatttcagtcgaaagaacgacgtctagatgaccattttagaaaacatactttcactttgagtttaaccataatttttggatatagtttcatgttcataataacaatcattttctcagaataacaacttttaaatcaaagtttatcatagtttttaattaactaacccaaaacagcccgcggtgttactacgacggcgtaaatccggttttacggtgtttttcgtgttttcaggttttaaattattaagttagcatatcatatagatatagaacatgtgtttagttgattttaaaagtcaagttagaaggattgacttttgtttgcgaacaagtttagaattaactaaactatgttctagtgattacaagtttaaaccttcgaataagatagctttatatgtatgaatcgaatgatgttatgaacatcattactaccttaagttccttggataaacctactggaaaagagaaaaatggatctagcttcaacggatccttggatggctcaaagttcttgaagcagaatcatgacacgaaaacaagttcaagtaagatcatcacttgaaataagattgttatagttatagaaattgaaccaaagtttgaatatgattattaccttgtattagtatgataacctactgtaataaacaaagatttcttgaggttggatgatcaccttacaagattggaagtgagctagcaaacttgaaagtattcttgattttatgtaactagaacttgtagaatatatgaagaacacttagaacttgaagatagaacattcagagagatcaattagatgaagaaaattgaagaatgaaagtgtttttaggtgtttttggttgttggtgtatggattagatataaaggatatgtaattttgttttcatgtaaataagtcatgaatgattactcatatttttgtaattttatgagatatttcatgctagttgccaaatgatggttcccacatgtgttaggtgactcacatgggctgctaatagctgatcattggagtgtatataccaatagtacatacatctaaaagttgtgtattgtacgagtacgaatacgggtgcatacgagtagaattgttgatgaaactgaacgaggatgtaattgtaagcatttttgttaagtagaagtattttgataagtgtattgaagtctttcaaaagtgtataaatacatattaaaacactacatgtatatacattttaactgagtcgttaagtcatcgttagtcgttacatgtaagtgttgttttgaaacctttaggttaacgatcttgttaaatgttgttaacccaatgtttatattatcaaatgagattttaaattattatattatcatgatattatcatgtatgaatatctcttaatatgatatatatacattaaatgtctttacaacgataatcgttacatatatgtctcgtttaaaaatcattaagttagtagtcttgtttttacatatgtagttcattgttaatatacttaatgatatgtttacttatcatagtatcatgttaactatatatatatatatccatatatatgtcatcatatagtttttacaagttttaacgttcgtgaatcaccggtcaacttgggtggtcaattgtctatatgaaacatatttcaattaatcaagtcttaacaagtttgattgcttaacatgttggaaacatttaatcatgtaaatatcaatctcaattaatatatataaacatggaaaagttcgggtcactacaacctgggctactggaaagtttattttcagttatttcggttcgagtagatgattttctgtttagacctcgtcttaatccgagttacggtttagcatttatggccttccgaaagtcattacacctattaacgttgtgctgaaatttctgatctactcgcacttaaaccgtcaccacggtcaaaggaagacgagtttggttctggaaattggtcagcaactaggggactcatatacggagccatagccattgattacgcatcttttcgatttacgtagaggtcgtagcagctgaccgaattcagcctattgtttcgatctctattcttgtcaaacttacttagcttttatgatgatgaacgatgatgacacttaaacttattttatgcactattagaacttatgaggataacctactgacctagcaacctttgacttaggttgacgacctttcggaccgacttactacttgcgtaccttcattatcgactttaccgctcttatcactgtgagttatagcatgtagtattcgaccgtgtaaagatcctgttgttgacgaatcgtacacgatggttttgtacggggcgtcacattagctctgataccacttgttgagaaaagcgacaccgaattatagcaaaccgctagtaataattgaaataacgacaataataggacaccgagatttaacatggaaaaccccaaaagggtaaaaaccacgggcaaggaaagaaacacttcactaataagaataataggaattacacttctctctaattacaaggataaacattaatctttatatctcttgtaattaggagattactcacaaactctctatttaaTCTATTAGAACAAGAATGGAGAatgaattatgggatgagaaaatgTGTCTGCATGATAATCTATTTATAGTACTTGGATATGAGGTTGGTGAAGTATGAAACCAAAAGTCTTCCATAGAATAATAATACCATCAAATACATGTGGGTATTTGACCATAGAATTCACCAACCAAGCCTCCATATTTGACATCCGAGTGgcctaatatatatatacatgacacAATTCCTAGTCAAAATTTTCTTAAATACTGATTTTTGACTTGTACATAGTTTACAACATATTAACGCTATGTTTCACCGTTGTTCAGCGAATGAGGTCCATATCTATATGATTGGATCCAATACTAGAAAGACAGTTACAGCTCGAATATACATTAACAAAAAAGATTCCAATATGTATTTTATACAAAGAGAGTACTTGATATTTTAATAGATAAGCGAATGTGCTCACTAAACTTTTAGAGTTGCAAATTTATTGAATATATCTCAAGTTTAATATTAAAAAAAGAAAAATTGAACCCTCACGACGAAAAAAAAAAACGAGAAATCTTATACGTTTTAGAGATACTTATGTAGAAAATATATAAATGTATGGTATAGAGATGGTTATTTTAGAAAATGTAATTGTATTGTACGAACTATGGAGTACAAGTTTTGCGAGTTTTGCCGATGCCTAAAGAATGAGGTTAAAAATCAGGTGTTACAATAGAAGCTTAGAAACATGATGTTGGTGTATTGGTGGTGGTCTGACTTCTCATAAGAGAGGTCAGAGATTCGACTTTCATGCGCTGTAAAATTATTTCTATTGAGGTTACCAGCTCATTCATGGGCCTTGTAGGTCTCGGAGGTCTTGCGCTCGAGCATCACCCAGAGGCCGGGTTTTACCACATGCGATGTCTGTATGGATTCGCTCCTGAGGGCGGTAGAACTATAAAGGTTCGTCTTAGAAAATGATCGAGTAGGTGGGCACCAATATCGTGTTCGAACCCCAGCGACTCTTAACCCCGACGTTAAACAAAACAATAGAAGCTTAGATAGGAAAAAATCAGTGCGTGCCACGGCAAGTGAACACGTACCAATTGGAAAGTGTTGTGAAAACAAATAAGTATTTTATTGCAGAAAACACGGGTATGTTTCAAAACATGTAAAATAGAAATGTTCTACCTACCTAATTGTCGTTAAAAAAATATTACATACAGTGTGTTTAAATACCTTTGTGGCGAAGGTTACTTGTGaacaattcatttatgtgttaaGGACAGTCATATAGGCTATCTTAACGAGTTACATATAGGCTAATCGTtaaaaaattttataaaatatgACAAAATCATGTTTTCCAACATTTTAATTCCGTCTCCCAAACCATGGAGACATAAAAGGATCAATCTTTGAAGTCTTTTCTTCTTTTTAGTAGAGTAATGGTGTGTATTTTTGGTCCTACAAACACGACCCTAAAAAAACTGGAGATTGACTGCTAGGTCAACCACTCGGTTATTTTGACAAATGTTTTTTATTTTTCTATATATACTAGATTAATCTTAATACTCACCGTTAACAAGAAACAAGAACCAATCTCACCTTTCAGATTGGTCAATAGAATATGTGTACAATTGCAGTCAGCGCAAGTCAAGATTACCTGAAAAAGTAAACCAGCAAACGACTACACAAGCAATATCAATGGAACTGAAACGTTTTATTAATGAACGAGCAacgagataataataatatgaaaataaaaagaGGGCCAGGGGTTGGCATTTAAAAGGCATAAATATAAAAAAATGTCTCAATGTGTACTTTCATGAGAATGGTGATGTATCCGATTAAGATTTACTGACCCAAACTCGACTGACTCAGTTGGCATCACTGCCACATCAGCAGTCGACACACCATTGGTAGACTCGTATTCCACGTCTTCAACCTTACAAGGTAATAATAAGCCACCCGCAGATGGTTCAACATTCTCTTCGACTGCAGCCAGAGTAACATCGGGTTCTTCCTCTTGCTTTACAACAGCACAATCCAAATCTATATCCATCTGTTCCTCGGTTTTGGCTGACTCAGCAATCATATTGGCTTCTGTATCAAGCTTTTCCTCAGTTGGTTTGTCATCTTTATCTGAACCACCTTTATGTTGATCAACGGGTGGAACAAACTCGGGACCCACCAAATAAATCTCATCCTTTTGCTTCTTGTAAAGAAGCATAGCTTTCTGCATTGGCAAAATTAATGCATTATTTATCAACCTAAAGCTTTTATGTATGTATTCAACATAGAAAAAACCCTTCAAGAATAAACGAAAATTTTAATTTTGAAGAAACGAACCTGAAAAACAGAATCATTTATAGCAGTAAACAGTGAAACAATGTCTGTAACATTGGCTTCTACACCCACCTGCTACACAGAAAAGAAAAAATTCAGTAAATGCATGTTGGTGACAAGTGCATCGTGTAATTAGACAAACACCAACTCAAGGTTGTAaggcgttgaccaacgttgacttttagtaTAAACAAATTAAACGTATATATATTACACGtaaatatatcaaacacaaaacACGAATATTTCTAATATAGATATAGGCACAAAATCTGAaagaaaaaaatattaaaattttgaccAATTTTAACGTTGACCGACTCAGCACAACTCAGCCCGACTTTGACCCGACTTTATAGGCGTTTTGGGTCGACTTTTACAACAGTGCATTAACTCACCTCTAAAAACAAAATCTTGCAGCCAAATTCATCTGACAATTGTTCCTGGCCTAAATCCATTAAACTTGTGCACTGATCATAAAGCTCAGGCAGAGTAAGATCTTGAGACACATCAACCCTAGAAAAATAAGCTTTTGAGATAAGGGCATAATTGTCTTCCTGTACATCCTCAAAAATTTTAGGGCTTTTAGTAATTTTCTCAGCTTCAAAAGTGTTTGTTTCAAGATTCAAAGTCTCTGTCTGAATATCCATTTGGTTCTGCTCATTCTCATCAGCCTGTCCCGTTTCAGTTGGCCCGCGAGCCGGATACCAATCTTGAGGGGGACCCACTTGCACATCCGATCTTGGTACAACATTTTGACCCTTCCACATCTCACCACTTTGGTCCCACCCTTGGATATTCATGTGGGTCCTACGATCCCAATCACCAAATGCAGCACTATTATTAGCATCCCAACCATGCATCGGTGGTGGTTCACCATGGTAAGGTAAACCCGGGGTTAACTTCATTGGCGGTCTACCAAATATAGGTTGTGGAAATTGCTGCATAAGTGGATGAAACATTGGCGGTGGATCATGTTGGAAAGGCATGTAACCGCCACCTGTCATCGGAGAAGGCCAATTCGGGACGTTTTTCCAGTTACCTTGAGCTGCTCTTCCCATGTTCGGGTCAACCATCCTACGATGACGATTGGTTGACTTATTTCTGTCATCTTCTGACTTTGAATTACCAGAAAATTGGGAGTTTGAATTTCTAGTGAAAGCTGACGAAACAGatatattgtcattattattattatcagcttgTGAAAAATCGTTATCAATAGACAAATCTCGACTTCCTTTATTGTCTTTAACAGTATCCTTGGCGGGGCCCGGTTCTTCGCTTCTTCTAGTATTAGACCTGCTTAAATTCTTTCGTTCATTACTTGTTGATGATGGGGATTTATCAACTTGTGGAGAAGATCTAGATTCGGGCCTAATGTAACTGTCATCTTTTGGGTTGACTTTTTTATCCGATTGACCAGTGGAAGAAGTGTAATCTCTACTAGAGTGAGCTGTATGACGAACTCGATCCTCGTAAGCATAATCTCGATACTTGGTTTCTTCCTGTTTTGAAACCCTAAACAACGCAATGTAATATTTTTGTTAATCAGATAGTAGGAGAAGGATTTTAAGTTTTTGGCAAAATTACATGAGGCGTCCAGATTTCATCCGGGGTCCTTAAAACTTTTTTTTACGTGTGGGGTCCACGTACTTTACACTCGTTTTGTGAGGGGTCCGTGTGGTTTACGAATACTTCTTCACGAGTGTAAAGTGCGGGGACCCCCACGTTACTCGCAAGCATCCCCGCGAAACGAGTGTAAAGTACGAGGACCTCGCATGTCAAAAAAAAAAGCTTAGGGACCCTGAATGAAATTTGGGGTAAACCACAGGGACGCCTCAAGTAACTTTGTCTAAATCAGAAAATAAAAATTACCTATGATCTCTTGAAGAATAAGTACTACCGCTAGGGGAGCTCCTACGACGGCTTTGACTAGCATTGACTTCCACGTCAGCATAACGAGAACCGGATCTTACCAGTTCAGAAACTGAATCTACTTTATTACTAGATCTTTTTTCCGATTCAGGATGTTGATCCTTCATGCTACGTGATCTATACTCACTAGACTCTTCTTTATCATTATTAACTCTTCTCCTTTCCTTATCATCTTTATATCTTGTAACCCGATCATCATAAAACGGGCTTCCATTTCGATTATTTGCTTTTCTATCATCCCTCGCCCGTTTGGTCTCGGGCTCAATAGTAAGGTCTCTTGACGTATACTTAGAATCCCGTGTTCTCTTCTCTCTATCATAATCATCCCGATGCTTATCTTCCTTATGTTTATAATAATCTCTATCATCATCTTGCTTCCGTTTTCCGTCCCTAATCCTCTCGTCTTTATCATATTTTTCATCTTTATATTTGTTATCTTTATTTCCATCTTCATGGTATTTATCAACTCGATGTTTGTTATATCTTTCACTTTCTCCTCGGTGCTTAACATCCCTGTTTTTTCTATCACGTTCACTGTCTTTGCGGTGTTTTTCGCCCCTTTGTCGGGTTTCTTTGATATCGTCTTCTCCAATAATGTCTACATATTCTTCATTTTCATGCCTTTCATCTTTGGACCGGAAACTTCTAGAAGACAGACGTCTATCGTCGACTTCTTTCACGTCATCGTTATATTTACCTTTATCACTAGAACCTTCTTCTCTTCTCCTAACACGCTTCTCAAACTCCTTCTCTAACTCGGGATTTCTCAACTCTTCTTCTATAGGCCAATCTGGTAAAAGATGAATATAGAGCAATAAGAGATCGAATAACTCGGTTGGTCACAACAAGAATCTCAATAAATAATCCATATATCACATTTACAGTTGTACAGCTACCACCCAATAATAATGTAAGGTTATCTAAATAGTGTTTAATAGTTTCCGCCCAATGACCTTGACTTTTTGAGTAGCATATACATAATTCTTGCCAAGAACGCAAGCATATGTTGGGGTGGCTAGGAAAAAGGATCAGAAACAGCAATGGGATACCCGTATAGGCCGCCGATATCGGAGTTAAAAATAGTCCCCTTCGGTCTACATCACCTGATCCCTTAAAGTTCTACCATTGCATCTTAAAGTATCATGCTTAGGTGTCAATTGTTAAGTAACTATTCTCATATTATTTGGGGCATGACTAAGCTCATAATGGGTACCGGACACTATGCAATAAGGTATGCCTCTATTTCAATTGTAGACGAAATTATGTAGAGTCTAAATGAGAAATTGGGGATATAATAAGACAACTTATAACGTAAGAAATGTAGATTATGTCAAGGGGCAAGCTTTATGTATATGTATCCCAATCTATATAATCCGCTACTGCACTTTAAAACTTCTCTTAAAATACCAAACTTCTGTATCTTAGCTATTGTATGTGTTTGACCACATATAACTTGAACGCTGTTATGAGATAACTGCTTATGGCGTTGCAGCAATTTATATGGCTGCAATAGTGCAATGGCATCACATAAAGTATAAACAAACTGAAAATTTACCATTTACATGCAAACAAACTCATCAAATACATACAAATACATACAATAAAGTTTGGTACATCAAAAGATAGAACCATCACAAAATGGCTTAGTAGATGGTGTAACGATATCCTCACTCACAATAAGTCTCATATTTGAATCTCATTAGCAGCACATCTTAGGATGGCCGCGTAAACAGTTACGGGATAACCCAGTTAGTCCGCGCAGTCTAAAAATATTCGCCCTCGCCGGGTAACCTGGATGGGAAAACCTCCATTTACATTAAAAGGTAAGTTTTTAGGTCCAACGCATACAATAATAGCAGTTGTGTCAAATTGGACACATATTCAAGGAGTTTGCCAAACTGAGCAAAAGAGGTGAAACTCTTTAGAAGTGTTCATAgacaaaaaatttataattatgcTAGCCTTATAATATTACTAAATCATATCTCACTATAAACCTAAAAATTAGTAGTAGAAATGTCGATATTGCCAGCACAACAATGAAAAATTACAATATGGGTCAATTGTATGCCCAACAGGTTAACACTAAGTATTCTCTTCTATtactcatttactcatttcacatcAAAACAAATAACCAGTAACTCAATGTTCAGGTTTGCAAGTCTCTCAACAAACAACCATGCATCATATTCAAAGAGAATAAGTTGCATTTTTTATAATTCAACTAAGGGTTCAGCAAAAGCAATTATGGAATGTACACTGAACATGTAGTAATTAAAGTACAGGACACAAATTTTACAAGTTTCCTACTGCAATATAAAATATTTCATAGTATATACTGGATAAAAAACAAACATTACTTTACTTACCAGTGATTTCTTTTCCTCTTTTGCTGGAATGATTCTCACCTTGCTTCAATAATCCATCAACCTCAACTTTATCAGAAAGCCCTTTCCTTCCCCTATCAGAACTGTGATCCTTATCGTTCGATTCCTTATTCTCTTTATACAAACTACTATCTTTCCTCTCAGACTTCCGTTTTTCGCTTCGATGATTCGCACTTCCACTCTTGATATCATCCACCACAACCACACTATCACTATCATGTCTCCTACTACTACCACTCTTACTTTTCCATTCACTCAAACCTTTCAATTTCAAAACACCTTTATCATCAACATTCACAACTAAATCACTACTTCCACCATTCCATCTATCACTACCACCATGATCCTTATCAGATACAATAACATCACCATTCACATGACTAATTAACAGATCCTTATTACGTTTCCTTTTCTCACTACAACCCCTAACTGAAACCACATCTTCTTTACCACCATTACTACTCCTTTCTTTCAGTTTCACATCGTCATCGGAGCCGGAATACTCTCTCGCCGTCGACGATGAAGTATGTTTACTACTTTGCTTATGCGATTTGCTTTTCGAACTTCTACGCATAATATATGAATGTAGATAGCCGTTTATTAAACAAATTGAAATTCAAAACCCTACCTTTCGTGTGCGAAATCGATTTAGGTATTTCCGTCGACGGTTGGTAAAATAAAACCCTAATTGACGGAATTTGAAGTGCTGTATTCAGGCTGTCGGTGGTGAATTGGATAATTTAATTTTCGAATGGTTACAAAAATCGACGGTGAGATGCAGAGCGGGAGAAGGGGGACGAAGAAAACAATTTGCGATTGGAATCTGGAATTTTATGTTAACAGAAAGAAGGGAGGTGTTTGTtgtaacttcatttaaaattacttttttaataagtaataagtaaagtAAAATACGGAGTAATAACTTTATTATTTGCTAAAAAAAATAAGAATTTAAATTATCTTTCTTCGTGCTGGaatcaggaattttttttttttttttttgggcaaagAGAAGATATATTAAcattgaaacatacaatacaagaGCTGGACCATACCAAGCCCTAAACAAAACATACAAACAACATACAGCCCACCAGGAAAAACATCATACAAGATTAAGGGGCTGTTTACTTTTTATTTCATTAAGTCCTGTATAGATAAAGATGGCAGTATGGATATATAATGTCTATATGCAATAATCAAAAATTGAAAAAATCTTGTTTACTTATTGTGCTGAATAATTCATCTGAATGATAAAATTGACTTTTTTACCCCTAAACTAAATAGATAAAATTGAACATTAGTCACTCATATTTAACTAAAAAGAAACCAATATTATGAAAATAAGCtcgtaaaattatcaattttagctGGGTTAAGATCG of the Rutidosis leptorrhynchoides isolate AG116_Rl617_1_P2 chromosome 5, CSIRO_AGI_Rlap_v1, whole genome shotgun sequence genome contains:
- the LOC139850114 gene encoding uncharacterized protein → MRRSSKSKSHKQSSKHTSSSTAREYSGSDDDVKLKERSSNGGKEDVVSVRGCSEKRKRNKDLLISHVNGDVIVSDKDHGGSDRWNGGSSDLVVNVDDKGVLKLKGLSEWKSKSGSSRRHDSDSVVVVDDIKSGSANHRSEKRKSERKDSSLYKENKESNDKDHSSDRGRKGLSDKVEVDGLLKQGENHSSKRGKEITDWPIEEELRNPELEKEFEKRVRRREEGSSDKGKYNDDVKEVDDRRLSSRSFRSKDERHENEEYVDIIGEDDIKETRQRGEKHRKDSERDRKNRDVKHRGESERYNKHRVDKYHEDGNKDNKYKDEKYDKDERIRDGKRKQDDDRDYYKHKEDKHRDDYDREKRTRDSKYTSRDLTIEPETKRARDDRKANNRNGSPFYDDRVTRYKDDKERRRVNNDKEESSEYRSRSMKDQHPESEKRSSNKVDSVSELVRSGSRYADVEVNASQSRRRSSPSGSTYSSRDHRVSKQEETKYRDYAYEDRVRHTAHSSRDYTSSTGQSDKKVNPKDDSYIRPESRSSPQVDKSPSSTSNERKNLSRSNTRRSEEPGPAKDTVKDNKGSRDLSIDNDFSQADNNNNDNISVSSAFTRNSNSQFSGNSKSEDDRNKSTNRHRRMVDPNMGRAAQGNWKNVPNWPSPMTGGGYMPFQHDPPPMFHPLMQQFPQPIFGRPPMKLTPGLPYHGEPPPMHGWDANNSAAFGDWDRRTHMNIQGWDQSGEMWKGQNVVPRSDVQVGPPQDWYPARGPTETGQADENEQNQMDIQTETLNLETNTFEAEKITKSPKIFEDVQEDNYALISKAYFSRVDVSQDLTLPELYDQCTSLMDLGQEQLSDEFGCKILFLEQVGVEANVTDIVSLFTAINDSVFQKAMLLYKKQKDEIYLVGPEFVPPVDQHKGGSDKDDKPTEEKLDTEANMIAESAKTEEQMDIDLDCAVVKQEEEPDVTLAAVEENVEPSAGGLLLPCKVEDVEYESTNGVSTADVAVMPTESVEFGSVNLNRIHHHSHESTH